From the genome of Pseudoxanthomonas sp.:
AGCCCTGGTTCCATGTCGCGCCCGGCGATGTGTTCCCCGAGCGCTTCGCCCAGTTCATGGGCCTGCCCGCGGCCCTGGCCAGGACCGTGCAGGCCGTGCACGGGCAGCTGTTCGATGCCGGCTGGTGGCGCGCCCTGCAGGCCGAACTGGCGCAGGGCCGTTATCCAGATACGCCGCCCTATCCACCCAGCCTGCGCGTTGCCTGAACCGTTTGGCGTCGCCAGCAGGACCCAGGTCCGGCCACGATTGACCCCCGTGCGATGGCAGCGGAAAATCGCGCCACACCGGCGCAGCCCAGCGCGCCGGTCTCACTCCCGCAGGACTCCTTTCCATGCCCAGCGACCCTTCCAGTCGATCTCGCCTGCCGTCAACGGTGGCTGCGCGCTGAGCCTGTGCGGGTTCGGCCGGGCTGCCGTTACGGCATGCCCAACCAGGCCGTCCCGATGCACCTGACCCGCTTTTCCTTCAAGACCGCCGACCAGGCGGCCCTGCAGCTGCAGTCCTTCCAGTCGCTCAATACCGCCGACGTGGTCGAGCGGCTCAATCGCCTGAAACCCGCGCTGGCCTGTGCCACGTTCGTGGGGTTGGCCGACGACCGCGCCATCCACGTCCTGGAACAGCCCGAACTGCAGCGCGCCCCGGCGTTGCTGCTGGCGTTGCCACGCGCCCGCCAGGCGCTGCTGCTGGAAGGCATGGCCGACGACCGCGCCGCCGACCTGGTCCAGGCGCTGGACCTGGATTCGCAGGCCACGGTGCTGGCCGACCTGGCCACGCAGGCGCCGGCCAGCGCGCACGCGATCCAGAAGCTGATGCGTTACCGGCCGCGCACCGCCGGCAGCCTGATGACCACCGAGTACGTGGCCGTGCCGGCCGACTGGACCGTGGGCCAGGTGCTGGACCACGTGCGCGAAGTCGAACGCAGGCGCGAGACCGTCTACGCCATCCACGTGCTGCGCCCTGGCAGCGATGTGCTGCAGCAGGTAGTGACCCTGCGCCGGCTGATCACCGGGCAGGCCGGGGCCAACATCCTCAGCGTGGCCCAGGTCAATCCGCCGGTGACGGTCTCGCCGCTGACCGACCAGCAGGAAGTCGCGCGGCTGATCCGCCGCCATGACCTGCTGTCGATTGCGGTGGTCGACGAGCAGCAGCGGATGCTGGGCATCGTCACCGTCGACGACATCATCGACACGATGATGGAAGAAAGCACCGAGGACGCGCACAAGTTCGGCGGCCTGGAAGCGCTGGACGCGCCGTACATGCAGATCGGCTTCTGGCAGATGATCCGCAAGCGCGCCGGCTGGCTGTGCGCGCTGTTCGTCGGCGAGATGCTCACCGCCTCGGCCATGCAGCACTTCGAGGGCGAGCTGGACAAGGCGCTGGTGCTGACCCTGTTCATCCCGTTGATCATGAGTTCCGGTGGCAACTCCGGTTCGCAGGCGACTTCGCTGCTGATCCGCGCCCTGGCATTGCGCGAACTCGCCTTGCGTGACTGGTGGCGCGTGGCCCTGCGCGAGCTGCCCACCGGGCTGCTGCTGGGCGCGATCCTGGGCGTGATCGCCATCGTGCGCGTGGCGGTGTGGCAGCAGGCCGGCATCTACGACTACGGCCCGCACTGGATGCTGGTCGGGCTGACGGTGGGCGCGGCGCTGGTGGGGATCGTGACCTTCGGCTCGCTGTCCGGTTCGCTGTTGCCGTTCCTGCTGCAGCGGCTGCGCTTCGATCCGGCCAGTGCCTCGGCACCGTTCGTGGCCACGCTGG
Proteins encoded in this window:
- the mgtE gene encoding magnesium transporter; this encodes MPNQAVPMHLTRFSFKTADQAALQLQSFQSLNTADVVERLNRLKPALACATFVGLADDRAIHVLEQPELQRAPALLLALPRARQALLLEGMADDRAADLVQALDLDSQATVLADLATQAPASAHAIQKLMRYRPRTAGSLMTTEYVAVPADWTVGQVLDHVREVERRRETVYAIHVLRPGSDVLQQVVTLRRLITGQAGANILSVAQVNPPVTVSPLTDQQEVARLIRRHDLLSIAVVDEQQRMLGIVTVDDIIDTMMEESTEDAHKFGGLEALDAPYMQIGFWQMIRKRAGWLCALFVGEMLTASAMQHFEGELDKALVLTLFIPLIMSSGGNSGSQATSLLIRALALRELALRDWWRVALRELPTGLLLGAILGVIAIVRVAVWQQAGIYDYGPHWMLVGLTVGAALVGIVTFGSLSGSLLPFLLQRLRFDPASASAPFVATLVDVTGLVIYFSIALAILRGTLL